Proteins encoded by one window of Phoenix dactylifera cultivar Barhee BC4 unplaced genomic scaffold, palm_55x_up_171113_PBpolish2nd_filt_p 000121F, whole genome shotgun sequence:
- the LOC103716032 gene encoding protein TOO MANY MOUTHS, with translation MTTTLLSLPSILALVMLAAIMPCRAEFTVVLPDSSALVDAPQNGFSNLARTDPAEQRAVYEIMAATGNAWATAIPDVCRGRWHGIECMPDRNDVYHVVSLSFGALSDDTAFPTCDPAHATLSPALLHLPYLRSLFLYRCFSGDHPQPIPTFLGGLSPALRSLVLRGNGHVGPIPAELGNLTSLRVLDLHGNQLSSSIPESLQRLTHLLFLDFSYNQLSGPIPSLRNPTLNVLDLSHNFLHGQIPATFGQCDSLIKLDLSRNRLTGSIPDSLGNLASLILLDLSHNSLSGPLPTSLGKLISLRALILNGNYMSSATIPEDGFAGLKELITLVLSNMGLQGPIPESIGGLLSLRVLHLDGNKLNGSIPQSFRRLEKLSELKLNDNRLSGPIPFSREMLWRMGSKLKVYNNSGLCYDASNGRSEGIDSMSGISYCEPQTKKVVVGAASASISDRKTKHLSSRTNRRPPTRLSSHAPTHRSGILRLLVPIAGLLLSVLPLL, from the coding sequence ATGACAACCACTCTCTTATCCCTCCCATCAATCTTAGCTCTAGTGATGCTGGCGGCGATCATGCCGTGCCGGGCCGAGTTCACGGTGGTCCTGCCGGACTCGTCGGCCCTCGTCGACGCCCCCCAGAACGGGTTCTCCAACTTGGCCCGGACCGACCCGGCCGAGCAGCGCGCCGTGTACGAGATCATGGCGGCCACCGGCAATGCATGGGCCACCGCCATCCCAGACGTGTGCCGCGGCCGGTGGCATGGAATCGAGTGCATGCCCGACCGCAATGACGTCTATCACGTCGTCTCCCTCTCCTTCGGCGCCCTCTCCGACGACACTGCTTTCCCGACCTGCGACCCCGCTCATGCCACCCTCTCCCCagccctcctccacctcccctaCCTCCGTTCCCTCTTCCTCTACCGCTGCTTCTCCGGCGACCACCCCCAGCCGATCCCGACCTTCCTCGGCGGCCTTAGCCCCGCCCTCCGATCCCTCGTCCTCCGCGGGAACGGCCATGTGGGGCCAATTCCGGCCGAACTCGGCAACCTGACGTCCCTCCGAGTGCTCGATCTCCATGGCAACCAATTGAGCTCTTCCATCCCCGAGTCCCTCCAACGGCTAACTCATCTCCTGTTTCTGGACTTTAGCTATAACCAATTGAGCGGACCAATTCCGAGCCTTAGAAATCCCACCTTGAACGTCCTGGACCTCAGCCATAACTTCCTCCACGGCCAGATCCCGGCCACCTTCGGCCAATGCGATTCCCTCATCAAACTCGATTTGAGTAGGAATCGCCTTACAGGTTCCATTCCAGACTCTCTCGGCAATCTAGCGAGCTTAATTCTACTTGATTTGAGTCACAACTCACTCTCCGGTCCTCTGCCGACCTCTCTCGGAAAATTGATTTCCCTGAGAGCACTAATCCTCAATGGGAATTATATGAGCTCGGCGACGATTCCAGAGGATGGTTTCGCTGGGCTAAAAGAGTTGATCACGTTGGTTCTATCCAACATGGGGCTGCAAGGACCGATACCAGAGTCCATCGGAGGATTGCTGAGCCTTCGAGTTCTCCATCTCGATGGCAACAAGCTCAATGGTTCGATACCGCAGAGCTTCCGGAGATTGGAGAAGCTCAGTGAATTGAAGCTGAACGATAACCGGCTGTCGGGGCCAATTCCTTTCAGTAGGGAGATGCTATGGAGGATGGGGAGTAAGCTGAAGGTCTATAACAACTCGGGGCTTTGTTATGATGCGAGTAATGGAAGGTCTGAGGGCATTGATTCGATGTCGGGCATTAGTTATTGCGAGCCACAGACCAAAAAGGTGGTGGTCGGAGCTGCGAGCGCTAGTATTAGCGACCGCAAGACGAAGCATCTGTCGTCGAGGACCAATCGCAGGCCACCTACCAGACTGAGCTCCCATGCTCCAACTCATAGATCTGGAATTCTCCGACTGCTTGTTCCGATCGCTGGGCTCCTGCTCTCTGTTCTTCCATTGTTGTAA